One Capra hircus breed San Clemente chromosome 29, ASM170441v1, whole genome shotgun sequence genomic region harbors:
- the ANKRD42 gene encoding ankyrin repeat domain-containing protein 42 isoform X5, with product MPGVSDSGPSTSSTESATPLGARKKVHFGSIHDAVRAGDVTQLSEIVRRGASINEVDTLHKFTPLHWAAHSGSLECLHWLLWHGADVSQVTARGWTAAHISAIRGQDACMQALIINGANLAAQDDRGCTPLHLAATHGHSFTLQIMLRSGVDPSVTDKREWKPVHYAAFHGRLGCLQLLVKWGCSVEDVDYNGNLPVHLAAMEGHLHCFKFLLSRMSSASQGLKAFNDNGENVMDLAQRFFKQNILQFIRGAEYEGNDPTDQETLAFPGHMAAFKGDLEMLKKLIEDGVININERDNNGSTLMHKAAGQGHIECLQWLIKMGADNNITNKAREKPSDVAKRFAHLAAVKLLEGLQKYDIDDENEINENDIRFFIRHGVEGSTDAKDDLGLSESDRTDARGR from the exons TAGGTGCCAGGAAGAAAGTGCATTTTGGCAGCATACACGATGCAGTGCGTGCTGGAGATGTAACGCAGCTTTCAGAAATCGTACGCCGTGGCGCCAGCATTAACGAAGTTGATACTCTCCATAAATTTACCCCTTTACATTGGGCAGCACATTCTGGCAGTTTGGAG TGTCTTCATTGGCTCCTCTGGCATGGAGCTGATGTCTCCCAAGTAACTGCGAGAGGCTGGACAGCAGCTCACATATCTGCTATCAGGGGACAGGATGCTTGCATGCAG GCTCTTATAATCAACGGAGCCAACCTGGCAGCTCAAGATGACCGTGGATGCACTCCTTTACACCTTGCCGCAACACATGGACATTCTTTCACTTTACAAATAATGCTCCGAAGTGGCGTG GATCCCAGCGTGACTGATAAGAGAGAGTGGAAACCTGTGCATTATGCAGCTTTTCATGGGCGGCTTGGCTGCTTGCAGCTTCTCGTGAAATGGGGATGTAGTGTAGAAGACGTGGACTACAACGGAAACCTTCCAG TTCACTTAGCAGCCATGGAAGGCCACCTTCACTGTTTTAAATTTCTACTCAGTAGAATGAGCAGTGCCTCCCAAGGTCTGAAAGCCTTCAATGATAATGGAGAAAATGTAATGGACCTGGCCCAGAGGTTCTTCAAGCAGAACATTTTACAGTTTATCCGGGGGGCTGAGTATGAAGGAAATGATCCAACAGATCAAGAAA CTTTAGCATTTCCAGGTCATATGGCTGCCTTTAAGGGTGATTTGGAAATGCTTAAGAAATTAATAGAAGATGGAGTAATTAATATTAATGAACGTGATAATAATGGATCAACTCTTATGCATAAAG CTGCTGGGCAAGGCCACATAGAGTGTTTGCAATGGCTGATTAAAATGGGAGCAGACAATAACATTACCAACAAAGCGAGGGAGAAACCCAGTGATGTGGCTAAGAG GTTTGCCCATTTAGCAGCAGTAAAGCTATTAGAAGGACTACAGAAATATGATATAGATGACGAgaatgaaattaatgaaaatgatatTAGGTTTTTTATAAGACACGGTGTTGAGGGAAGCACTGATGCCAAAGATGATTTAGGTCTCAGTGAGTCGGATAGAACAGATGCCAGAG